A stretch of Lysobacter sp. K5869 DNA encodes these proteins:
- a CDS encoding AraC family transcriptional regulator, producing MADRPSCYPEPPRAAKPREHADFGAPRLDVLTVPVPQGLFDTPFDPRHVLCLHQGGPVPVSYREGRFDRSGVRLQGQYCVSPANGSTRWTMSGPAISLLLRMTPELLDDTAQAMGSGGGPIELAPAAHLRDPQIERIGAMMQAEDRDRYPSGRLFVDALADALAARLLSLQQRSFAAASGAPVRALPAWRLRRVIDYIEAHLDADLSLAELAAVAGFSVSHFKPLFKRATGVPAHRFVLARRVERARERVLDGATGLSEIALETGFADASHMARCMRRLIGITPMQLRQSRE from the coding sequence ATGGCCGACCGTCCCTCGTGCTATCCCGAACCGCCGCGCGCCGCCAAGCCGCGCGAACACGCCGATTTCGGCGCGCCGCGCCTGGACGTGCTGACCGTGCCGGTGCCGCAGGGCTTGTTCGACACTCCGTTCGATCCTCGCCATGTGCTGTGCCTGCACCAGGGCGGCCCGGTGCCGGTGAGCTATCGCGAAGGACGCTTTGATCGCAGCGGCGTGCGTCTGCAAGGCCAGTACTGCGTGTCGCCGGCCAACGGCAGCACCCGTTGGACCATGTCGGGGCCGGCGATCTCGCTGCTGCTGCGGATGACGCCGGAGCTGCTCGACGACACCGCGCAAGCGATGGGTTCCGGCGGCGGCCCTATCGAACTGGCGCCGGCCGCGCATCTGCGCGATCCGCAGATCGAGCGCATCGGCGCGATGATGCAGGCCGAGGACCGCGACCGGTATCCGAGCGGACGCCTGTTCGTCGATGCGCTCGCCGACGCCTTGGCCGCGCGCCTGCTGTCGCTGCAACAGCGCAGCTTCGCGGCCGCGTCCGGCGCGCCCGTGCGGGCGTTGCCGGCATGGCGCTTGCGGCGGGTGATCGACTACATCGAAGCGCACCTCGACGCCGATCTGAGCTTGGCCGAACTCGCCGCCGTCGCCGGTTTCAGCGTGTCGCACTTCAAGCCGCTGTTCAAACGCGCTACCGGCGTGCCGGCGCATCGCTTCGTGCTGGCGCGGCGGGTCGAGCGCGCGCGCGAGCGGGTGCTCGACGGCGCGACGGGATTGAGCGAAATCGCGCTGGAAACCGGCTTCGCCGATGCCAGCCACATGGCGCGGTGCATGCGACGTTTGATCGGGATTACGCCGATGCAGTTGCGGCAGAGCCGCGAATGA
- a CDS encoding NAD(P)-dependent oxidoreductase: MTLIVTGSAGHLGEGLMRLLRAQGREARGIDIKPSAFTDRVGSIADREFVAEAVRGASGVIHAATLHKPHVATHSYQDFVDTNITGTLNLLQAACEQGVESFVFTSTTSAFGAALTPAPGEPATWIDERVAPIPKNIYGATKVAAEGLCELFHRRHRLPVLVLRTSRFFPEDDDDAARRGEYDTANSQANELLYRRADIDDVAQAHLRAIERAPALGFGRYIVSATTPFAREHLAELSVDAAAVVRRLFPRCAELYAARGWKLFPHLDRVYVNAAARRDLGWEPRYGFDYVLDCLERGLDFRSALAHEVGVKGYHPQRFDDMPYPVA, translated from the coding sequence ATGACGCTCATCGTCACCGGCAGCGCCGGCCACCTCGGCGAAGGTTTGATGCGCCTGCTGCGCGCTCAGGGCCGCGAGGCGCGCGGCATCGATATCAAGCCTTCGGCGTTCACCGACCGGGTCGGCTCGATCGCCGACCGCGAGTTCGTCGCTGAGGCTGTGCGCGGGGCGAGCGGGGTGATCCATGCCGCGACCCTGCACAAGCCGCATGTCGCCACCCACAGCTATCAGGATTTCGTCGACACCAACATCACCGGCACGCTCAATCTGCTGCAGGCCGCGTGCGAGCAAGGCGTGGAGTCGTTCGTGTTCACCAGCACCACCAGCGCGTTCGGCGCGGCGCTGACGCCGGCGCCGGGCGAGCCGGCGACCTGGATCGACGAGCGCGTGGCGCCGATTCCGAAGAACATCTACGGCGCCACCAAGGTCGCCGCCGAAGGCTTGTGCGAGTTGTTCCACCGCCGCCACAGGCTGCCGGTGCTGGTGCTGCGCACCTCGCGCTTCTTCCCCGAGGACGACGACGACGCTGCGCGGCGCGGCGAGTACGACACCGCCAACAGCCAGGCCAACGAACTGCTGTACCGCCGCGCCGATATCGACGATGTGGCCCAGGCCCATCTGCGCGCGATCGAACGCGCGCCGGCGCTGGGCTTCGGCCGCTACATCGTCTCGGCGACCACGCCGTTCGCGCGCGAGCATCTGGCCGAACTCAGCGTCGACGCGGCGGCCGTGGTGCGGCGCTTGTTCCCGCGTTGCGCCGAGTTGTACGCGGCGCGAGGCTGGAAGCTGTTTCCGCATCTGGACCGGGTCTACGTCAACGCCGCCGCGCGCCGCGATCTGGGCTGGGAGCCGCGCTACGGCTTCGATTACGTGCTCGATTGCCTGGAGCGCGGGCTGGACTTCCGCAGCGCGTTGGCGCACGAGGTCGGGGTCAAGGGCTATCACCCGCAGCGCTTCGACGACATGCCCTATCCGGTGGCCTGA
- a CDS encoding response regulator transcription factor encodes MSALRPARLRLALADDQALVLGGLKALLGGFARFDIVAEAGDGEALLTALTATPVDVVLCDIRMPLLDGFGVCERLRYAAGAPPVILLTTFDDPELALRAVASGARGFLLKHASPMELVDTIEAVAGGERALSPLSTDAVRERYAYAERSAPSAGFNKRELAILRLLAGGYTNREIGQAIHVTEGTVKNYLIEIFDKLGTRDRTRAVLKAITLKII; translated from the coding sequence ATGAGCGCGCTGCGGCCCGCGCGCTTGCGGCTGGCGCTCGCCGACGATCAGGCCTTGGTCCTCGGCGGCTTGAAAGCCCTGCTCGGCGGCTTCGCCCGCTTCGACATCGTCGCCGAGGCCGGCGACGGCGAAGCGCTGTTGACCGCGCTGACCGCGACGCCGGTGGACGTGGTGCTGTGCGACATCCGCATGCCGCTGCTCGACGGCTTCGGCGTGTGCGAACGGCTGCGCTACGCGGCCGGCGCGCCGCCGGTGATCTTGCTGACCACCTTCGACGATCCCGAACTGGCGCTGCGAGCGGTCGCCAGCGGCGCGCGCGGCTTCTTGCTCAAGCACGCCTCGCCGATGGAACTGGTCGACACCATCGAAGCGGTCGCCGGCGGCGAACGCGCGCTGTCGCCGCTGTCGACCGACGCGGTGCGCGAGCGTTACGCCTACGCCGAACGCAGCGCGCCCAGCGCCGGCTTCAACAAGCGCGAGTTGGCGATCCTGAGGTTGTTGGCGGGCGGGTACACCAATCGCGAGATCGGCCAAGCCATCCACGTCACCGAAGGCACGGTGAAGAATTATCTGATCGAAATCTTCGACAAGCTCGGCACCCGCGACCGCACCCGCGCGGTGCTCAAGGCGATCACCTTGAAGATCATCTGA
- a CDS encoding HD domain-containing protein — protein sequence MIADVAGFARVLRQDGFPPAAEVRMFPADTEQAMRLIRSLGAPARLQRHVELVSQAGEALLALLREQAIEVDEAFVRAGIVLHDAGKIRHPAELHGPGSEHEPSGEAMLRDAGVSPELARVCLSHARWAAMECRLEELAVALADKLWKGVRKTELEERFIEAAAAASGQDRWAMFVALDSGFERIAADGPQRLARSAV from the coding sequence ATGATTGCCGACGTGGCCGGATTCGCGCGGGTTTTGCGTCAAGATGGCTTCCCTCCCGCCGCCGAGGTCCGTATGTTTCCCGCCGATACCGAACAAGCCATGCGACTGATCCGCTCCCTCGGCGCGCCGGCGCGACTGCAGCGCCACGTCGAGTTGGTCAGCCAGGCCGGCGAAGCACTGCTGGCCTTGCTGCGCGAGCAAGCCATCGAAGTGGATGAAGCCTTCGTCCGCGCGGGCATCGTTTTGCACGACGCCGGCAAGATTCGCCATCCGGCCGAATTGCACGGTCCGGGCAGCGAGCACGAGCCCAGCGGCGAAGCCATGTTGCGAGACGCGGGCGTATCGCCGGAACTGGCGAGGGTCTGCCTGTCGCACGCGCGATGGGCGGCGATGGAATGCCGACTGGAAGAGCTCGCCGTCGCGCTCGCCGACAAGTTGTGGAAGGGCGTGCGCAAGACCGAGTTGGAGGAACGCTTCATCGAAGCGGCCGCGGCGGCGAGCGGCCAAGACCGCTGGGCCATGTTCGTGGCCCTGGATTCGGGTTTCGAACGTATCGCGGCCGACGGTCCGCAGCGGCTCGCGCGCAGCGCGGTGTGA
- a CDS encoding VOC family protein produces MRLLTSLAAAVLTFSLSTFAVAAPIAREAARERLDHTLLWGRSLDQIVAAMTVKLGFQVAPGREQDGLTNRYVRLDDERFIELLALNGNGRALDPGAQADQAQLRGAAGARMFGLHTEALDAARTALQAQGIQTTPVFSAAANDPDGTGPGTAPRWSLFALDPSPLSSRLFYIHYAPVRADIAADRRIAREHPNGARELSGLWLLSADADADRAQLAKLGYDRATPVRLPQIAARGYCVAVGPTRLLALQPDGDGAAAEALKRGGAQIAGISLGVSDLDRAQRRVERGYEQTLTRYAGLSGASFLAPSQDDLGLWIEFHERGKAGAACGAVAGG; encoded by the coding sequence GTGCGATTGCTCACTTCTCTCGCTGCCGCCGTTCTGACCTTCTCGCTGTCCACCTTCGCCGTCGCCGCGCCCATCGCGCGCGAGGCCGCGCGCGAACGCCTCGACCATACGCTGCTGTGGGGCCGCAGCCTCGACCAGATCGTCGCCGCGATGACGGTCAAGCTCGGCTTCCAGGTCGCGCCCGGCCGCGAACAGGACGGCCTGACCAACCGCTATGTGCGCCTCGACGACGAACGCTTCATCGAACTGCTGGCGCTCAACGGCAACGGCCGCGCGCTCGATCCCGGCGCGCAGGCCGATCAGGCGCAACTGCGCGGCGCCGCCGGCGCGCGCATGTTCGGCCTCCACACCGAAGCGCTCGACGCCGCGCGCACCGCGTTGCAAGCGCAAGGCATTCAGACCACGCCGGTGTTCTCCGCCGCGGCGAACGACCCCGACGGCACCGGCCCCGGCACCGCGCCGCGCTGGAGCCTGTTCGCGCTCGATCCCTCGCCGCTGTCGAGCCGCTTGTTCTACATCCACTACGCGCCGGTGCGCGCCGACATCGCCGCCGACCGCCGCATCGCCCGCGAGCATCCCAACGGCGCGCGCGAGTTGTCGGGCTTGTGGCTGCTGTCGGCCGATGCCGACGCCGACCGCGCGCAACTGGCCAAGCTCGGCTACGACCGCGCCACGCCGGTGCGCCTGCCGCAGATCGCCGCGCGCGGGTACTGCGTGGCGGTCGGCCCGACCCGGCTGCTGGCCTTGCAGCCCGACGGCGACGGCGCCGCGGCCGAAGCGCTCAAGCGCGGCGGTGCGCAGATCGCCGGGATCAGCCTCGGCGTGAGCGATCTCGACCGCGCGCAGCGGCGGGTCGAGCGCGGCTACGAACAGACCTTGACGCGTTACGCCGGGCTGTCGGGCGCGTCGTTCCTGGCGCCGAGCCAGGACGATCTCGGGCTGTGGATCGAGTTCCATGAGCGCGGCAAGGCCGGCGCGGCTTGCGGCGCGGTCGCCGGCGGCTGA
- a CDS encoding alpha/beta hydrolase: MRLRLCLILSLLLIGSAHAGTVLSVPPERPERDRTYVFYLHGRIVEDRGVRPVDTRFGLYDYPAILDALSARGATVVSSQRPHDADVNESAGRVVAQIEGLLRAGVPEQRIVVVGFSKGGMIATHVSSFLRRPGVRYVLLAACWDRQDEPQLRLTGRVLAMRETSDDLAGKSCRSLAERSERPVSFEELSLSTGKSHGAFYLPRREWLEPALDWIHAPAQAPRDAGS; the protein is encoded by the coding sequence GTGCGCTTACGCCTCTGCCTCATCCTGTCGCTGCTGCTGATCGGCAGCGCCCACGCCGGCACCGTGCTCAGCGTGCCGCCCGAACGGCCCGAGCGCGACCGCACCTACGTGTTCTATCTGCACGGCCGCATCGTCGAGGACCGCGGCGTGCGCCCGGTCGATACGCGTTTCGGCCTGTACGACTATCCCGCCATTCTCGATGCGCTGTCCGCGCGCGGCGCGACCGTGGTGTCCTCGCAACGGCCGCACGACGCCGACGTGAACGAATCCGCGGGCCGGGTCGTCGCCCAGATCGAAGGCCTGCTGCGCGCGGGCGTGCCGGAGCAGCGCATCGTCGTGGTGGGTTTCTCCAAGGGCGGCATGATCGCCACCCATGTCTCCAGCTTCCTGCGCCGCCCGGGCGTGCGCTACGTGCTGCTGGCGGCGTGCTGGGACCGTCAGGACGAACCGCAGCTGCGCCTCACCGGCCGGGTGCTGGCGATGCGCGAAACCAGCGACGATCTGGCCGGCAAAAGCTGCCGCTCGCTGGCCGAACGCAGCGAGCGCCCGGTGTCGTTCGAGGAGTTGAGCCTCTCCACCGGCAAGTCGCACGGCGCGTTCTACCTGCCGCGGCGCGAATGGCTGGAGCCGGCGCTCGATTGGATTCACGCGCCGGCGCAAGCGCCGCGCGACGCGGGTTCGTGA
- a CDS encoding DNA-binding protein translates to MATDHDALWKIRQSLADEGRLPGRRAPLEQAQLEEIAWRMLRAGVQPTVEGIRAVYGSGSPNRLHPMLRRFYAGLATRLQLAPVAEDVPTPLRQLWLQALDLASDAVRERHDAQAEELRLRVAELEKREAALERKLKRLRREHGETRGDAPAE, encoded by the coding sequence ATGGCGACCGACCACGACGCGCTGTGGAAGATCCGCCAGTCGCTGGCCGACGAAGGCCGCCTGCCCGGCCGGCGCGCGCCGCTGGAGCAAGCGCAGCTCGAGGAAATCGCCTGGCGCATGCTGCGCGCCGGCGTGCAGCCCACGGTCGAAGGCATCCGCGCGGTGTACGGCAGCGGCTCGCCCAATCGCCTGCACCCGATGCTGCGGCGTTTCTACGCCGGCCTGGCCACGCGCCTGCAGCTGGCGCCGGTGGCCGAGGACGTGCCCACGCCGTTGCGGCAACTGTGGTTGCAGGCGCTGGATCTGGCCAGCGACGCGGTGCGCGAACGCCACGATGCGCAGGCCGAGGAACTGCGTCTGCGCGTGGCCGAGTTGGAAAAACGCGAAGCCGCGCTGGAGCGCAAGCTCAAGCGGCTGCGGCGCGAGCACGGCGAAACCCGCGGCGACGCGCCGGCGGAGTGA
- a CDS encoding DUF5713 family protein gives MSIANPQLQQYDFLAEMQRDAYFPPQLVQKGRQILIRLCEAIEAQKPQSLDALYALTHAATDEFNALAEEFYEHDSEIETAARENIGLDFETIAKAYGFEADVEELIATRDW, from the coding sequence ATGAGCATCGCCAACCCGCAGCTGCAGCAGTACGACTTCCTCGCCGAGATGCAGCGCGACGCTTACTTCCCGCCGCAGTTGGTGCAGAAGGGACGGCAGATCCTCATTCGCTTGTGCGAAGCCATCGAAGCGCAAAAGCCGCAATCGCTCGATGCGCTGTACGCGCTGACGCACGCGGCGACCGATGAGTTCAACGCGCTCGCCGAGGAGTTCTACGAACACGACAGCGAGATCGAAACCGCGGCGCGCGAGAACATCGGCCTGGATTTCGAGACGATCGCCAAGGCCTACGGGTTCGAGGCGGATGTCGAGGAATTGATCGCCACGCGCGATTGGTGA
- a CDS encoding histidine kinase — translation MSAIAPLRHPVAILAGLLAWAAVGLELWTGPVQATDAAAGLPVAALARGLHLGFGLLYAVSLRWRARGARLACAAALCALALTLVALYRYNSAAALLILPMLEFAALLPLPALTAAYALNNAALLAIVLLWRGMDAPYTHVALHASLQLFAILLVRAHRRSEAARAALARTHAELLAARGLLAETARSEERLRLSRELHDVAGHKLAALKLNLAALQYNRDLDAPAAIALCARLTDELLDDLRALARQLRLHDGLDLGATLQRVAAAFPRPQVHLRIEPDARAADLEQAEALLRAFQEGLTNAARHGEARNLWASLRRDGERLLLELRDDGRGHGELRAGHGLTGMRERLRALGGDLDVGRDADGGVRLLGWLPAR, via the coding sequence ATGTCCGCTATCGCGCCCCTGCGCCACCCCGTCGCGATCCTGGCCGGCCTGCTGGCCTGGGCCGCGGTCGGGCTGGAACTGTGGACCGGCCCGGTGCAGGCCACCGATGCGGCCGCCGGGCTGCCGGTGGCGGCGCTGGCGCGCGGCCTGCATCTGGGCTTCGGTTTGCTCTACGCGGTGTCGCTGCGCTGGCGCGCGCGCGGCGCGCGGCTGGCCTGCGCGGCGGCGCTGTGCGCGCTGGCGCTGACCCTGGTCGCGCTGTACCGCTACAACTCCGCGGCCGCGCTGCTGATCCTGCCGATGCTGGAATTCGCCGCGCTGCTGCCGCTGCCGGCCTTGACCGCCGCCTATGCGCTGAACAACGCCGCGCTGCTGGCGATCGTGCTGCTCTGGCGCGGCATGGACGCGCCCTACACCCACGTCGCACTGCACGCGAGCCTGCAGCTGTTCGCGATCCTGCTGGTGCGCGCGCACCGGCGCAGCGAAGCCGCGCGCGCGGCGCTGGCGCGCACCCACGCCGAGCTGCTGGCCGCGCGCGGGCTGCTGGCCGAGACCGCGCGCAGCGAGGAACGCCTGCGCCTGTCGCGCGAACTGCACGACGTGGCCGGGCACAAGCTCGCCGCGCTCAAGCTCAATCTGGCCGCGCTGCAGTACAACCGCGACCTCGACGCGCCGGCCGCGATCGCGCTGTGCGCGCGGCTCACCGACGAACTGCTCGACGACCTGCGCGCGCTGGCGCGGCAGCTGCGCCTGCACGACGGGCTCGACCTCGGCGCGACCTTGCAGCGCGTCGCCGCCGCCTTCCCGCGCCCGCAGGTGCATCTGCGCATCGAGCCGGACGCGCGCGCGGCCGACCTGGAGCAAGCCGAGGCCTTGCTGCGCGCGTTCCAGGAAGGCCTGACCAACGCCGCCCGCCACGGCGAAGCGCGCAACCTGTGGGCGAGCCTGCGCCGCGACGGCGAGCGCCTGCTGCTGGAACTGCGCGACGACGGCCGCGGCCACGGCGAACTGCGCGCCGGCCACGGCCTGACCGGCATGCGCGAGCGCTTGCGCGCGCTCGGCGGCGACCTCGACGTCGGCCGCGACGCCGACGGCGGCGTGCGCCTGCTCGGCTGGCTGCCGGCGCGATGA
- a CDS encoding toxic anion resistance protein produces the protein MSTTQTTALAEPVAPLTLEMPEPAMTVAEPDQAAAMIPFKDETRTQVLSQADQFIADLLALDPQSEDFRSRVDSAFRLGRKEIGDSTLLTNKFLDRNFVADADSPAFKVMSEMRILFEDLNPSKEGDLLAAHKLLGLIPFGNKLRAYLQRFDSAGESIRKTIDNLYGVQDELARDDQALYATMQKLLEALTRLKAADVFAEQLDGKLSAALESLKASDPARAKAVEQEVLFYVRQASVDIKTQILVCINGYKMLEGLRKTGRELRNGCDRMATIGMSSLSIAATLARAQGYQLQVMDALKSSSRAIEGLIASTSAQFGQHVDRVAEFQSNPLIGVQTLQNAFDTTFAALDRMDEFRSKAIGAMGSNIEQLRGLIAKGEARMNREREAVTAVQRSIAAPSGPVSL, from the coding sequence ATGAGCACGACCCAGACCACCGCCCTCGCCGAACCCGTCGCCCCGCTGACCCTGGAAATGCCCGAGCCGGCGATGACCGTCGCCGAGCCCGACCAGGCCGCGGCGATGATCCCGTTCAAGGACGAAACCCGCACCCAGGTGCTGTCCCAGGCCGACCAGTTCATCGCCGACCTGCTCGCGCTCGACCCGCAGTCGGAAGACTTCCGCAGCCGTGTGGACAGCGCGTTCCGCCTCGGCCGCAAGGAAATCGGCGACAGCACCTTGCTGACCAACAAATTCCTCGACCGCAACTTCGTCGCCGACGCCGACAGCCCGGCGTTCAAGGTGATGAGCGAGATGCGCATCCTGTTCGAGGACCTCAACCCGTCCAAGGAAGGCGACCTGCTGGCCGCGCACAAGCTGCTCGGCCTGATTCCGTTCGGCAACAAGCTGCGCGCTTACTTGCAGCGTTTCGACTCGGCCGGCGAATCGATCCGCAAGACCATCGACAACCTCTACGGCGTGCAGGACGAACTGGCGCGCGACGATCAGGCGCTGTACGCGACCATGCAGAAGCTGCTGGAAGCGCTGACCCGGCTCAAGGCCGCCGACGTGTTCGCCGAGCAGCTCGACGGCAAGCTCAGCGCGGCGCTGGAGTCGCTCAAGGCCTCCGATCCCGCGCGGGCCAAGGCCGTGGAGCAGGAAGTGCTGTTCTACGTGCGTCAGGCCAGCGTCGACATCAAGACCCAGATCCTGGTCTGCATCAACGGCTACAAGATGCTCGAAGGCCTGCGCAAGACCGGGCGCGAGCTGCGCAACGGCTGCGACCGCATGGCCACCATCGGCATGTCCAGCCTGTCGATCGCCGCGACCCTGGCGCGCGCGCAGGGCTATCAATTGCAGGTGATGGACGCGCTCAAGTCGTCCTCGCGCGCGATCGAGGGCCTGATCGCCTCGACTTCGGCCCAGTTCGGCCAGCACGTGGACCGCGTCGCCGAGTTCCAGAGCAATCCGCTGATCGGCGTGCAGACCTTGCAGAACGCCTTCGACACCACCTTCGCCGCGCTCGACCGCATGGACGAGTTCCGCAGCAAGGCGATCGGCGCGATGGGCAGCAACATCGAACAGCTGCGCGGCCTGATCGCCAAGGGCGAGGCGCGCATGAACCGCGAACGCGAGGCGGTGACGGCGGTGCAGCGCAGCATCGCCGCGCCGTCGGGGCCGGTTTCGCTGTAA
- a CDS encoding VWA domain-containing protein, whose protein sequence is MTRFAHRALLAFAALLLASCGGGNGSGDNAGDGGAARADDATAFTVLAGSELKDVDTQLGDEIAKATGVRLRFTYAGTLDAIDRLAAGEKFDAVWVSHGKYLAMNPALKQRLLAQEKIMLSPVVLGVKASKARELGWDKSDPTWKDIAEASRAGRFSFGMTNPTSSNTGFTALIGIAAALAANPDALTEADVANPALKAFFQGQRMTAGSSGWLAEAYAREQAKVDGLINYESVLLSLNRDGRLSEPLSLVYPKEGIVTADYPLMLLEAGKRADYDKLIAFLRSPAFQTRLSAATLRRPVNPEAQAAAAIPQRTLIELPFPGQPQVIESLLQGFLADMRIPATSRYVLDLSGSMGNDGRMEAMKAAMTTLAGGSADSLTDRYARFQNRERIGVLTFSSRPGRTRSFDMGADAASNAATLSAIRADIAPMRPDGGTAIFDSVRQALQELAADKRAAREPRYYTVVLMSDGENTEGSDLREFLAWHAAQDEALRSIRVFPILFGDADPDEMKALAQATGGQVFDAKSKSLTLVFKDIRGYQ, encoded by the coding sequence ATGACCCGATTCGCGCACCGCGCCCTGCTCGCCTTCGCCGCGCTGCTGCTCGCGTCCTGCGGCGGCGGCAACGGCTCCGGCGACAACGCCGGCGACGGCGGCGCCGCCCGCGCCGACGATGCCACCGCCTTCACCGTCCTGGCCGGCTCCGAACTCAAGGACGTCGACACCCAGCTCGGCGACGAGATCGCCAAGGCCACCGGTGTGCGCCTGCGCTTCACCTACGCCGGTACCCTCGACGCCATCGACCGCCTCGCCGCGGGCGAAAAGTTCGACGCGGTCTGGGTCAGTCACGGCAAGTATCTGGCGATGAATCCCGCGCTCAAGCAGCGGTTGCTCGCGCAAGAAAAAATCATGCTGTCGCCGGTGGTGCTGGGGGTGAAGGCCTCCAAGGCGCGCGAGCTGGGCTGGGACAAGAGCGATCCGACCTGGAAGGACATCGCCGAAGCCTCGCGCGCGGGCCGCTTCAGCTTCGGCATGACCAACCCGACCTCAAGCAACACCGGCTTCACCGCGCTGATCGGCATCGCCGCCGCGCTGGCGGCCAATCCCGATGCGCTGACCGAGGCCGACGTCGCCAATCCCGCGCTCAAGGCTTTTTTCCAGGGCCAGCGCATGACCGCCGGCTCGTCGGGCTGGCTGGCCGAGGCGTATGCGCGCGAGCAAGCCAAGGTCGACGGCCTGATCAATTACGAATCGGTGTTGCTGAGCCTCAACCGCGACGGCCGCCTGAGCGAACCGCTGAGTCTGGTCTATCCGAAGGAAGGCATCGTCACCGCCGACTATCCGCTGATGCTGCTGGAGGCCGGCAAGCGCGCCGACTACGACAAGCTGATCGCGTTCCTGCGCTCGCCCGCGTTCCAGACGCGCTTGTCCGCGGCCACGCTGCGCCGGCCGGTCAATCCCGAAGCGCAGGCCGCGGCGGCGATCCCGCAGCGCACGCTGATCGAACTGCCCTTTCCCGGCCAGCCGCAGGTGATCGAAAGCCTGCTGCAAGGCTTCCTCGCCGACATGCGCATTCCCGCGACCTCGCGCTACGTGCTCGACTTGTCCGGCTCGATGGGCAACGACGGCCGAATGGAAGCGATGAAGGCGGCGATGACCACCCTCGCCGGCGGCAGCGCCGACAGCCTCACCGATCGCTACGCGCGCTTCCAAAACCGCGAGCGCATCGGCGTGCTGACCTTCTCCTCGCGTCCGGGCCGCACCCGCTCGTTCGACATGGGCGCCGACGCCGCCAGCAACGCCGCCACGCTGTCCGCGATCCGCGCCGACATCGCGCCGATGCGCCCCGACGGCGGCACCGCGATCTTCGACAGCGTGCGCCAGGCGCTGCAAGAACTCGCCGCCGACAAGCGCGCCGCGCGCGAGCCGCGCTACTACACCGTGGTGCTGATGAGCGACGGCGAGAACACCGAAGGCAGCGACCTGCGCGAGTTCCTGGCCTGGCACGCCGCCCAGGACGAGGCGCTGCGCTCGATCCGGGTGTTCCCGATCCTGTTCGGCGACGCCGATCCGGACGAAATGAAGGCGCTGGCGCAAGCCACCGGCGGCCAGGTCTTCGACGCCAAGAGCAAATCGCTGACCTTGGTGTTCAAGGACATCCGCGGATACCAGTGA
- a CDS encoding serine hydrolase has product MIRRNRFARVLLAALALAAATAAAIAAWPAIRIGAANATATPLPRERPADPAAVREAYAYLPAHTRFDAFVALHRGRELARWGEADLPINTHSVRKSLLSALYGIAIARGYVRPEQTLAELGIDDRVVPLTPMEKTATVRDLLMSRSGIYIEAAGEAQGMKDGRPRRGSHRPGEFFYYNNWDFNALGTIFERRTGLSIGEALEQWIARPLGMTAFKAAHVIYDQPSYSEHRQFVIFMSAADLARFGMLYADQGRWNGRQIVPADWVRDSTRAWSPVPDRDPFDAYGYLWWLDRDADTVWADGWGGQFMIVDARRHLVLVSRNDTGRSLLQLGWFALFDGDGWRSHHQHLHALMIRAAGEAASPAAEPSR; this is encoded by the coding sequence ATGATCCGCCGAAACCGTTTCGCCCGCGTCCTGCTGGCCGCGCTCGCCCTCGCCGCGGCTACGGCCGCGGCCATCGCCGCGTGGCCGGCGATCCGCATCGGCGCAGCCAACGCCACCGCCACGCCCTTGCCGCGCGAACGTCCGGCCGATCCGGCCGCGGTGCGCGAGGCCTATGCCTATCTGCCGGCGCACACCCGTTTCGACGCCTTCGTCGCCCTGCATCGCGGCCGCGAACTCGCGCGCTGGGGCGAGGCCGATCTGCCGATCAACACCCATTCGGTGCGCAAGAGCCTGCTCAGCGCGCTGTACGGCATCGCCATCGCCCGCGGCTATGTGCGGCCGGAGCAGACCTTGGCTGAACTCGGCATCGACGACCGCGTGGTGCCGCTGACGCCGATGGAGAAAACCGCGACCGTGCGCGACCTGCTGATGTCGCGCTCGGGCATCTACATCGAAGCGGCCGGCGAAGCGCAGGGCATGAAGGACGGTCGCCCGCGCCGCGGCTCGCACCGGCCGGGCGAGTTCTTCTACTACAACAACTGGGACTTCAACGCGCTCGGCACGATCTTCGAGCGGCGCACCGGCCTGAGCATCGGTGAGGCGCTCGAGCAATGGATCGCGCGGCCGCTGGGCATGACCGCGTTCAAGGCCGCGCACGTGATCTACGACCAACCGTCCTACAGCGAACACCGCCAGTTCGTGATCTTCATGTCGGCCGCCGATCTGGCCCGCTTCGGCATGCTCTACGCCGACCAGGGCCGCTGGAACGGGCGCCAAATCGTCCCCGCCGATTGGGTGCGCGACAGCACCCGCGCCTGGTCGCCCGTGCCCGACCGCGATCCGTTCGACGCCTACGGCTACCTGTGGTGGCTCGACCGCGACGCCGACACCGTGTGGGCCGACGGCTGGGGCGGGCAGTTCATGATCGTCGACGCGCGCCGCCACCTGGTGCTGGTCTCGCGCAACGACACCGGCCGCAGCCTGCTGCAACTGGGCTGGTTCGCGCTGTTCGACGGCGACGGCTGGCGCAGCCATCACCAGCATCTGCACGCGCTGATGATCCGCGCGGCGGGGGAGGCGGCGTCGCCGGCGGCGGAGCCCTCGCGATGA